The Vibrio agarivorans genome window below encodes:
- the rsmA gene encoding 16S rRNA (adenine(1518)-N(6)/adenine(1519)-N(6))-dimethyltransferase RsmA, whose protein sequence is MRNDVHLGHKARKRFGQNFLNDPYIIDGIVSSINPKSGENLVEIGPGLGAITEPVGKQVDKFTVIELDRDLAERLRNHPELGDKLTIHEGDAMRFDFTQLVKPNNKLRIFGNLPYNISTPLMFHLFEFHKDVQDMHFMLQKEVVNRLAAGPGTKAYGRLTVMAQYYCKVVPVLEVPPTAFVPPPKVDSAVVRLVPYEEIPHPVKDIKWLDRVCREGFNQRRKTVRNCYKALLNDDDLAELGINPSMRPENLTLEQFVAMANLLEARH, encoded by the coding sequence ATGAGAAATGATGTCCACTTAGGACACAAAGCGCGTAAACGTTTTGGTCAAAACTTCTTGAACGACCCATACATTATTGATGGGATCGTTTCTTCGATTAACCCAAAATCAGGTGAAAACCTTGTCGAAATCGGCCCAGGTCTTGGTGCAATCACTGAGCCTGTAGGCAAACAAGTCGACAAATTTACGGTTATCGAGCTTGACCGTGACTTGGCCGAGCGTCTGCGTAACCACCCTGAGCTGGGCGACAAGCTGACTATTCATGAAGGCGATGCGATGCGCTTCGACTTCACGCAACTTGTTAAACCAAACAACAAGCTGCGTATTTTCGGTAACCTACCATACAACATCTCAACGCCACTGATGTTCCACCTGTTCGAGTTTCATAAAGACGTTCAGGATATGCACTTCATGCTGCAAAAAGAGGTGGTAAACCGTCTAGCTGCTGGCCCTGGCACTAAAGCTTACGGCCGCCTAACCGTGATGGCTCAATACTACTGTAAAGTCGTTCCTGTGCTTGAAGTACCACCAACGGCCTTTGTTCCGCCACCGAAAGTGGACTCTGCCGTTGTGCGTCTTGTCCCTTACGAAGAGATCCCACATCCAGTAAAGGACATCAAGTGGCTAGACCGTGTGTGTCGTGAAGGCTTCAACCAACGTCGTAAAACGGTTCGTAACTGCTACAAGGCGCTGCTGAACGATGACGATTTAGCCGAGCTGGGTATTAACCCAAGCATGCGACCAGAAAACCTAACATTAGAGCAATTTGTTGCGATGGCGAACCTTCTAGAGGCTCGCCACTAA
- the apaG gene encoding Co2+/Mg2+ efflux protein ApaG, which translates to MNTPTPCIKVQVHSKYIETQSEPDKGRYVFAYLITIKNLSAQPVQLISRRWLITDANGKQLTIEGEGVVGKQPIIDAHDEYTYSSGTAIETPVGVMQGQYIMHDASKQPFIAEIDPFRLAVPNILN; encoded by the coding sequence ATGAATACACCAACACCTTGTATTAAAGTTCAAGTACACAGCAAATACATCGAAACTCAGTCAGAGCCAGACAAAGGGCGCTATGTGTTTGCCTATCTCATCACGATAAAAAACCTCAGTGCGCAACCCGTACAACTGATTAGTCGTCGCTGGCTCATCACTGATGCAAACGGTAAGCAGTTGACCATTGAGGGTGAAGGCGTTGTGGGCAAACAGCCCATCATAGACGCTCACGACGAGTACACCTACTCTAGCGGTACTGCCATTGAAACACCTGTGGGTGTGATGCAAGGCCAATACATCATGCACGACGCCAGCAAGCAGCCCTTTATTGCTGAAATAGATCCATTCCGACTCGCGGTACCTAATATTCTTAACTAG
- a CDS encoding symmetrical bis(5'-nucleosyl)-tetraphosphatase, which translates to MKHTANYIVGDIQGCHDELLLLLDKVNFNPTTDKLWIAGDLVARGPKSLDTLRFAYQQRESVQIVLGNHDLHLLAVSLGVKKLKDKDRTAPIFDAPDRDELLQWLRCQPLLAEHPEFVMSHAGIPPCWDLDTARSQARHVESILQSDRFAWLMENMYQNQPDQWQTDLDGLDRIIYTINGLTRMRFVTSDGRLDMDCKLPPQELAESSLMPWFDWPNREPINKGVIFGHWAALQGYQKNGVYGLDTGCVWGGELTLLHWETQKTYTQSALC; encoded by the coding sequence GTGAAGCACACTGCCAATTACATCGTCGGCGACATTCAAGGTTGCCATGACGAGCTATTACTTCTGCTTGATAAAGTAAACTTCAACCCAACTACTGATAAGCTCTGGATTGCTGGCGACCTTGTTGCTCGTGGGCCTAAGTCGCTCGACACGCTTCGCTTTGCCTACCAGCAAAGAGAGTCTGTGCAAATAGTCTTAGGCAATCACGATCTGCACCTACTGGCCGTATCTTTAGGGGTTAAAAAGCTCAAAGACAAAGACCGCACCGCACCGATATTTGATGCCCCTGACCGAGATGAGCTACTGCAATGGCTACGCTGTCAGCCACTGCTAGCCGAACACCCAGAGTTTGTGATGAGTCATGCTGGCATTCCACCATGCTGGGACTTAGACACCGCTCGATCTCAAGCTAGGCATGTCGAAAGCATATTACAAAGCGATCGCTTTGCTTGGTTGATGGAAAATATGTACCAAAATCAGCCCGACCAGTGGCAAACCGATCTGGATGGCCTAGATCGCATCATCTACACCATTAACGGCCTTACACGTATGCGCTTTGTCACATCAGATGGCAGACTTGATATGGACTGTAAACTTCCCCCACAAGAGCTCGCAGAGTCGTCACTGATGCCTTGGTTCGATTGGCCAAACAGAGAGCCAATCAATAAAGGCGTGATCTTTGGTCACTGGGCAGCTCTGCAAGGCTACCAAAAAAATGGCGTCTACGGTCTAGATACGGGATGCGTTTGGGGCGGAGAACTGACCTTGCTGCACTGGGAAACGCAAAAAACCTACACTCAGTCAGCATTGTGCTAA
- the folA gene encoding type 3 dihydrofolate reductase, with product MIISMIAAMADDRIIGKDNQMPWHLPADFAWFKRCTLGKPIVMGRKTYDSIGRPLPGRLNIVITRDTQLQIEGVTVVQSIEQAIEAAGEVEELMIIGGGSIYEACLDRCERLYLTFIKANVDGDTRFPQWDDAFKTVATESFSADEKNVYDMDFVVLERNR from the coding sequence ATGATCATTAGTATGATTGCCGCGATGGCAGACGATCGAATTATTGGTAAAGACAACCAAATGCCTTGGCACCTCCCTGCCGATTTCGCTTGGTTTAAGCGTTGTACGCTAGGTAAACCGATTGTAATGGGGAGAAAAACCTATGACTCGATTGGTCGCCCGTTGCCAGGTCGCCTAAATATTGTCATTACTCGAGATACTCAATTGCAGATTGAAGGCGTGACAGTTGTGCAGTCTATTGAGCAAGCGATTGAAGCGGCGGGTGAGGTAGAAGAGTTAATGATTATTGGCGGTGGCAGTATTTATGAGGCGTGTTTAGACCGCTGCGAGCGATTATACCTGACGTTTATCAAAGCGAATGTTGACGGTGACACTCGATTCCCACAGTGGGATGACGCATTTAAAACGGTAGCGACAGAATCTTTTTCTGCTGATGAGAAAAACGTTTACGACATGGATTTTGTGGTCTTAGAGCGAAATCGTTAA
- a CDS encoding threonine/serine exporter family protein, with product MMSLLMGLLEDMLLASVPAVGFAMVFNVPQKALFYCGIGGAIGHGSRYLMMHFGLPIEWATFFAAALVSMIGIHWSQRFLAHPKVFTVAAMIPMVPGVFAYKAMISLIELHSLGYSESLMATLTENFLTAIFIIAALAVGLAVPGLLFYRRKPII from the coding sequence ATGATGTCTCTATTGATGGGCTTATTAGAAGATATGTTGCTAGCTTCAGTTCCTGCCGTTGGGTTTGCGATGGTGTTTAACGTACCGCAAAAAGCGTTGTTCTATTGTGGTATTGGCGGTGCGATCGGCCATGGTTCACGTTACTTGATGATGCATTTTGGCTTACCGATTGAATGGGCGACCTTCTTTGCTGCAGCATTGGTGAGTATGATTGGTATTCATTGGTCACAGCGATTTCTTGCCCACCCGAAGGTGTTTACAGTGGCAGCGATGATTCCGATGGTGCCGGGTGTCTTTGCTTATAAAGCGATGATCTCTTTGATCGAGTTGCACTCGTTAGGTTACTCCGAGTCATTAATGGCAACGTTAACAGAGAACTTCCTCACCGCTATCTTTATTATTGCTGCGCTTGCCGTTGGCTTAGCCGTTCCTGGGCTGCTATTCTATCGCCGCAAACCTATCATCTAA
- a CDS encoding threonine/serine exporter family protein — translation MDSKQREVSRLIAQAGQMLLAHGAESTLVSTVMRRIGIAAGIEEVEVALSADALVVTTVFNEHCVTTTRSCADRGINMRVITQIQRICIMMEKGILDYHMAQEQLNRISPERYNRWLVVLMIGLSCACFSRLAGGDLGVFIMTFISSALGMIVRQELGHRHFNPLVNFAATAFVTSTISAQAVIYSIGNQPTIVMASSVLMLVPGLPLINAVADMLKGHINMGIARFMMASLLTLATSVGIVASMSLTGIWGWMGS, via the coding sequence ATGGATAGCAAGCAGCGAGAGGTATCTCGTTTAATTGCACAAGCTGGTCAAATGTTACTTGCTCATGGAGCGGAAAGCACTTTGGTGAGTACCGTGATGCGCCGTATCGGTATCGCCGCAGGCATCGAAGAGGTCGAAGTTGCCTTATCGGCAGATGCACTTGTTGTGACGACCGTATTTAATGAGCACTGTGTTACCACTACCCGTAGCTGCGCAGATCGCGGTATCAATATGCGCGTGATAACCCAGATCCAACGCATCTGTATCATGATGGAAAAGGGGATTCTCGATTACCACATGGCGCAGGAGCAACTTAATCGGATTAGTCCTGAGCGTTATAACCGTTGGCTTGTTGTACTCATGATCGGCTTGTCTTGTGCCTGCTTTAGCCGTTTAGCCGGAGGTGATTTGGGTGTGTTCATCATGACCTTTATCTCATCAGCGTTGGGTATGATCGTTCGCCAAGAGCTTGGGCATCGCCATTTCAATCCTTTAGTTAACTTTGCTGCTACAGCGTTTGTCACTTCGACCATTTCAGCTCAAGCCGTTATCTACTCTATCGGTAATCAACCTACGATAGTAATGGCATCGTCAGTGTTGATGCTGGTGCCAGGTCTTCCTTTAATTAATGCCGTCGCAGACATGCTTAAAGGTCACATTAACATGGGCATAGCACGCTTTATGATGGCTAGTCTGCTCACACTTGCCACTAGTGTTGGCATAGTCGCTTCGATGAGTTTAACCGGAATTTGGGGATGGATGGGGTCATGA
- the cgtA gene encoding Obg family GTPase CgtA gives MKFVDEAVVKIQAGDGGNGVVSFWREKFVAKGGPDGGDGGDGGDIYIQADENLNTLIDYRFQRFYEAERGENGRGGNCTGKRGKDKVLRVPVGTRAVDIHTNEIVGEVAEHGKKVMVGKGGWHGLGNTRFKSSVNRAPRQKTLGTKGEVRELRLELLLLADVGMLGLPNAGKSTFIRAVSAAKPKVADYPFTTLIPSLGVVSVVPEKSFVVADIPGLIEGAADGAGLGIRFLKHLERCRVLLHVIDIMPIDQSDPVQNALTIIDELEQYSEKLAGKPRWLVFNKVDLMPEDEANEKIQEILDALGWEEQYFKVSAINKLGTKELCYKLADFMEALPREEEEISEEEKVNFMWDDYHKDAMAGSDVVSEDDDDWDEWDDDEDDGHVIWVRE, from the coding sequence ATGAAATTCGTTGATGAAGCGGTAGTAAAAATCCAAGCCGGTGACGGTGGTAATGGTGTAGTGAGTTTCTGGCGTGAGAAATTCGTTGCGAAAGGTGGTCCTGATGGTGGTGACGGCGGTGATGGTGGTGATATTTACATCCAAGCTGACGAGAACCTAAATACCCTTATTGATTACCGCTTCCAGCGCTTCTATGAAGCGGAACGTGGTGAAAATGGTCGTGGTGGTAACTGTACAGGTAAGCGTGGTAAAGACAAAGTTCTACGCGTACCAGTCGGTACTCGCGCTGTTGATATCCATACAAATGAAATTGTGGGTGAGGTTGCTGAGCACGGCAAGAAAGTGATGGTCGGCAAAGGCGGTTGGCACGGTCTGGGTAACACGCGCTTTAAGTCTTCGGTAAACCGCGCACCTCGTCAAAAGACGCTAGGTACAAAAGGTGAGGTTCGTGAGCTTCGCCTTGAGCTTCTTCTTCTGGCCGATGTAGGTATGCTGGGCTTGCCTAACGCAGGTAAATCAACCTTTATCCGCGCGGTATCGGCGGCAAAACCTAAGGTAGCGGATTACCCGTTTACCACACTTATTCCAAGCTTAGGCGTGGTTAGTGTCGTTCCTGAGAAGAGCTTCGTTGTAGCCGATATTCCTGGTCTAATTGAAGGTGCTGCAGATGGCGCTGGTCTAGGTATCCGTTTCTTGAAACACCTAGAGCGCTGTCGTGTACTGCTGCATGTGATTGATATCATGCCAATCGATCAGTCTGATCCAGTGCAAAATGCGTTGACGATCATTGATGAGCTAGAGCAGTACAGTGAAAAACTGGCAGGCAAGCCTCGCTGGTTAGTGTTCAACAAAGTTGATCTAATGCCTGAAGATGAAGCGAATGAGAAGATCCAAGAGATCCTCGATGCGCTAGGCTGGGAAGAGCAATACTTCAAAGTTTCGGCGATCAATAAGCTAGGCACTAAAGAGCTATGTTACAAACTGGCTGACTTTATGGAAGCTCTGCCGCGTGAAGAAGAAGAGATCTCAGAAGAAGAAAAAGTCAACTTCATGTGGGACGACTACCACAAAGATGCGATGGCAGGCAGCGATGTTGTCTCTGAGGATGATGACGACTGGGATGAATGGGACGACGATGAAGATGACGGTCACGTTATCTGGGTTCGTGAGTAA
- the rpmA gene encoding 50S ribosomal protein L27, protein MAHKKAGGSTRNGRDSESKRLGVKRFGGESVLAGNIIVRQRGTKFHAGNNVGIGKDHTLFALTEGKVKFEVKGPKNRKFVSIEAE, encoded by the coding sequence ATGGCACACAAAAAAGCTGGTGGTTCTACTCGTAACGGCCGCGATTCAGAAAGCAAACGCCTTGGTGTTAAGCGTTTCGGTGGTGAATCTGTTCTTGCAGGTAACATCATCGTACGTCAACGTGGTACTAAGTTCCACGCTGGTAACAACGTAGGTATCGGTAAAGACCACACTCTTTTCGCTCTTACTGAAGGTAAAGTGAAATTTGAAGTGAAAGGTCCTAAAAACCGTAAATTTGTTAGCATCGAAGCTGAGTAA
- the rplU gene encoding 50S ribosomal protein L21: MYAVFQSGGKQHRVSEGQTLRLEKLDVETGATVEFDKVLLVANGEDIQVGAPLVEGGKVVAEVVQHGRGDKVKIVKFRRRKHSRKQAGHRQWFTEVKITGINA; encoded by the coding sequence ATGTACGCTGTTTTCCAATCTGGTGGTAAACAACACCGTGTAAGCGAAGGTCAAACTCTTCGTTTAGAGAAATTAGACGTTGAAACTGGTGCAACTGTTGAATTTGATAAAGTTCTACTTGTTGCTAACGGTGAAGACATTCAAGTTGGTGCTCCTCTAGTAGAGGGTGGCAAGGTTGTAGCAGAAGTTGTACAACACGGTCGTGGCGATAAAGTTAAAATCGTTAAGTTCCGTCGTCGTAAGCATTCTCGTAAGCAAGCTGGTCACCGTCAGTGGTTCACTGAAGTGAAAATCACTGGCATCAACGCTTAA
- the ispB gene encoding octaprenyl diphosphate synthase, which produces MDFKAIQALTADDMAKVNETIQAQLNSDVSLINQLGFYIVSSGGKRIRPLLAVLSARALGYQGTGHTLSAAFVEFIHTATLLHDDVVDESDMRRGKETANAAFGNAASVLVGDYIYTRSFQMMTELGSMKILKLMSDAVNVIAEGEVQQLMNCNDPDTTEESYMQVIYSKTARLFEAATQIGAILNDSPEEIEVALQNYGKYLGTAFQLIDDVMDYTSDGDAMGKNVGDDLAEGKPTLPLLYAMKHGNAQQAEMIRGAIEQSNGMERLTEILAAMEETGSLEYTRQKALAEADKAIAELAILPESQYKEALVHIAHLAVHRNA; this is translated from the coding sequence ATGGATTTTAAAGCCATCCAAGCCCTTACTGCCGATGATATGGCAAAAGTGAACGAAACTATCCAAGCTCAACTCAATTCAGATGTATCGCTCATAAACCAACTGGGTTTCTACATCGTGAGCAGTGGTGGTAAGCGAATTCGCCCCCTTCTTGCTGTTTTGTCAGCACGTGCTCTTGGATACCAAGGAACGGGTCATACGCTTTCGGCCGCTTTCGTTGAATTCATTCACACTGCCACCCTGCTTCATGATGATGTGGTTGACGAGTCCGATATGCGCCGTGGTAAAGAAACCGCCAATGCCGCTTTTGGAAACGCTGCAAGCGTGTTAGTCGGTGATTACATCTATACACGCTCATTTCAAATGATGACTGAGCTAGGATCAATGAAGATCCTTAAGCTAATGAGTGATGCAGTGAATGTGATCGCCGAAGGTGAAGTTCAGCAGCTAATGAACTGTAATGATCCTGACACCACAGAAGAAAGCTATATGCAGGTGATCTACTCAAAAACCGCTCGTCTATTTGAAGCCGCTACTCAAATCGGAGCGATCTTAAATGACTCGCCTGAAGAGATTGAGGTGGCATTGCAAAACTATGGTAAATACCTCGGTACAGCATTCCAACTGATTGACGATGTCATGGACTACACCTCAGATGGTGATGCGATGGGCAAAAACGTTGGCGATGACCTAGCTGAAGGCAAACCCACTCTACCGCTCCTTTACGCTATGAAGCACGGTAACGCACAACAAGCTGAGATGATTCGTGGAGCCATTGAACAATCAAACGGTATGGAGCGCCTCACTGAGATCTTAGCTGCTATGGAAGAGACTGGATCTTTAGAGTACACCCGTCAAAAAGCACTCGCTGAAGCCGACAAAGCCATCGCCGAGCTCGCTATCCTTCCCGAATCACAATATAAAGAAGCACTGGTTCACATTGCCCACCTAGCCGTTCACCGTAACGCATAG
- the mdh gene encoding malate dehydrogenase yields the protein MKVAVIGAAGGIGQALALLLKNRLPAGSDLALYDIAPVTPGVAADLSHIPTPVSIKGYGGEDPTPALEGADVVLISAGVARKPGMDRADLFNVNAGIVKSLAEKIAVVCPTACVGIITNPVNTTVPIAAEVLKKAGVYDKRKLFGVTTLDVIRSETFVANLKDKDPGDIRVPVIGGHSGVTILPLLSQVEGVEFTADEVAALTKRIQNAGTEVVEAKAGGGSATLSMGQAACRFGLALVKALQGEEGVVECAYVEGAGEHAPYFAQPVKLGKEGVEEVLSYGALSDYEAAALDGMLETLNGDIQVGVDFVK from the coding sequence ATGAAAGTAGCCGTTATTGGTGCCGCTGGTGGCATCGGTCAAGCCCTAGCCCTATTACTAAAAAATCGTCTACCTGCAGGTTCTGATCTTGCTTTGTATGATATCGCCCCTGTAACTCCTGGTGTTGCAGCTGATCTTAGTCATATCCCAACTCCAGTTTCGATCAAAGGTTATGGGGGTGAAGATCCTACGCCTGCGCTAGAAGGTGCTGATGTTGTCTTGATCTCTGCCGGTGTTGCTCGTAAGCCAGGGATGGATCGTGCGGATCTATTTAACGTTAATGCAGGTATCGTTAAATCGCTCGCTGAGAAAATTGCAGTTGTGTGTCCAACAGCGTGTGTGGGTATCATTACTAACCCTGTCAACACAACAGTACCAATAGCCGCGGAAGTACTTAAAAAAGCAGGTGTGTATGACAAGCGTAAATTGTTTGGGGTGACAACGCTTGATGTGATCCGTTCAGAAACCTTCGTTGCCAATCTAAAAGACAAAGATCCAGGTGATATTCGTGTACCTGTGATTGGTGGCCACTCAGGTGTGACTATTCTGCCGCTACTTTCTCAGGTTGAAGGTGTAGAGTTTACGGCTGATGAAGTCGCGGCACTGACAAAACGTATCCAAAATGCCGGTACAGAAGTTGTGGAAGCGAAAGCCGGTGGTGGCTCAGCAACACTGTCTATGGGTCAAGCGGCATGTCGCTTTGGTCTCGCGCTGGTGAAAGCTCTGCAAGGTGAAGAAGGCGTTGTTGAGTGTGCTTATGTTGAGGGTGCTGGAGAACATGCTCCTTACTTCGCACAACCAGTGAAGCTTGGTAAAGAAGGGGTTGAAGAAGTGTTGAGCTATGGTGCGCTAAGTGATTATGAGGCCGCAGCGCTAGATGGCATGCTTGAAACGCTAAACGGTGACATTCAAGTGGGTGTAGACTTCGTCAAATAG
- the argR gene encoding transcriptional regulator ArgR, with translation MRNSDKQDHLVRAFKALLKEERFGSQGDIVDALKHEGFENINQSKVSRMLTKFGAVRTRNAKMEMVYCLPAELGVPTVSSSLRELVLDIDHNNALVVIHTGPGAAQLIARLLDSLGKSEGILGVVAGDDTIFITPTLSVTTEQLFKSVCELFEYTG, from the coding sequence ATGCGAAATTCAGACAAACAAGACCATTTAGTCCGTGCGTTTAAAGCACTCTTGAAAGAAGAAAGATTCGGTTCACAGGGCGATATCGTTGATGCTCTGAAACACGAAGGCTTCGAAAACATCAACCAATCCAAAGTGTCACGAATGCTGACTAAGTTTGGCGCAGTGCGTACGCGTAACGCCAAAATGGAAATGGTATATTGCCTTCCTGCTGAGTTAGGTGTGCCGACAGTATCAAGCTCACTGAGAGAGTTGGTACTCGATATTGACCACAACAATGCGTTAGTCGTTATCCATACTGGCCCAGGCGCTGCACAGCTGATTGCTCGACTGCTTGACTCCCTTGGCAAGTCTGAGGGTATCCTTGGGGTTGTCGCTGGTGATGACACCATCTTCATTACACCAACGCTCTCTGTAACGACTGAACAACTGTTTAAATCCGTGTGTGAACTCTTTGAATATACTGGATAA
- a CDS encoding TAXI family TRAP transporter solute-binding subunit, translating into MAFTKLIKVGAIAAAVMGAGAVNAQEFITIGTGSVTGVYYPTGGAICKLVNKGRKEHNIRCSVESTGGSIYNVNTIRSGELDFGVVQSDWQYHGYNGTSKFEQQGPYKKLRAMFSLHTEPFNIIARSDAGIENVTDLKGKRVNIGNPGSGDRATMGVVMDSMGWTNDSFKLASELKGSERSQALCDNKIDAFIYMVGHPNGSIKEATTSCDAKLVSATGTEIDKIVADNPYYAYSTVPAGMYRGTDVDVNSFGVAATMVTTSDVSDEVAYNVAKAVFENFDTFKRLHPAFANLKKEDMVQAGLSIPLHPGAEKYYKEVGLLK; encoded by the coding sequence ATGGCATTTACAAAGCTGATTAAAGTAGGGGCAATTGCTGCTGCAGTTATGGGTGCAGGTGCGGTCAATGCGCAAGAGTTTATTACGATTGGTACTGGCTCTGTAACTGGTGTTTACTACCCTACTGGTGGTGCAATTTGTAAACTAGTAAACAAGGGACGTAAAGAACACAACATTCGCTGTTCTGTAGAGTCAACTGGTGGCTCGATCTACAACGTGAACACTATTCGCTCTGGTGAACTGGACTTCGGTGTTGTGCAGTCTGACTGGCAATATCACGGCTACAATGGTACCAGCAAGTTCGAACAGCAAGGTCCATACAAAAAGCTTAGAGCGATGTTCTCTCTTCACACTGAACCTTTCAACATTATCGCTCGTTCAGACGCTGGCATTGAAAACGTGACTGACCTAAAAGGCAAGCGCGTCAATATCGGTAACCCTGGCTCTGGTGACCGCGCGACTATGGGCGTGGTGATGGATTCAATGGGTTGGACTAACGATAGTTTCAAACTCGCTTCTGAGCTTAAAGGCTCTGAACGCTCACAAGCACTGTGTGATAACAAGATTGACGCGTTCATTTACATGGTGGGTCACCCGAACGGATCTATCAAAGAAGCCACAACATCCTGTGATGCGAAGCTAGTATCTGCAACAGGTACAGAGATCGATAAGATCGTCGCTGACAACCCATACTATGCTTACAGTACAGTGCCAGCAGGCATGTACCGTGGTACTGATGTTGATGTTAACAGCTTCGGTGTAGCGGCTACTATGGTCACAACCTCTGACGTTTCTGACGAAGTTGCCTACAACGTTGCCAAAGCAGTATTCGAAAACTTTGATACCTTCAAGCGTCTTCACCCAGCGTTCGCTAACCTGAAGAAAGAAGATATGGTACAAGCGGGTCTTTCGATTCCTCTACACCCAGGTGCAGAGAAATACTACAAAGAAGTCGGCCTACTTAAGTAA